In the genome of Streptomyces sp. SAI-127, the window GAGCTGCTCGCACCGACGCACGTCTTCCGCGAGCGGGCCGGGGCGCTGCTGCCGCACCTGCCGGAGCCACTGCGCGGCCATCGCATCGCCCACGCGATGGCGTTCAGCGTGCACGCCGGGGCCGAGCGCGAGCAGAGCCGGGCCCGTGACGAGGAGGTACTGCCGTACGCCGTCCACGTCGGGGATCTCCTAGACGGCCTGGTCGGTTTCCTGCGGGCGCCGGTGTCGTCGGTCACCGCGTCGGCCCTGGCGGGAGCGGGGGCGCGTGAGATCGCGCTCCCCGTCCACCCCTAGGCCCTCGCACCACTTCGACCAGTTTCACCAACCGCCCGTACATCAGAGGGAGTTCGATGACGATGGATCTACGGGACGCCGTGACGGTCGTGACCGGTGCCGGCAGCGGGATCGGGCGAGCCGCCGCGCATGCCTTCGCCCGCCGGGGCGCGCGGGTGGTGGTCACCGACCTGGACGCCGAACGGGCAAAGACGGTCGCCGCCGAGCTCGCCGAGCTGGGGCCGGACGGTGCACGTGCTGTCGCCGCCGCGTGCGATGTCACCAGCCTCGACGACCTGCGTGCCGTACGGGAACTCGCACTGGAGCGGTTCGGGCAGGTCGACCTGGTGATGAACAACGTCGGCATCCTGGCCGTCGGCCCCGTCGAGGACATCCCGCTCGAAGCGTGGCAGCGCGTCATCGACGTGAACCTGCTGAGCGTCGTACGCAGCAACCTCGTGTTCCTGCCGCTGCTCCTGGAGCAGGGGTCCGGACACGTGGTCAACACCGCCTCCACAGCAGGCCTGTTGCCCTACGGACACGACCGTCTTCCGTACACGGCGACGAAGCACGCCGTCGTCGGACTCTCCCAGGCCCTCGCGCTCTCCCTGCGGCCGCGCGGCATCGGTGTCTCCTGCCTGTGCCCGGCCGGAGTGGCCACCAACATCGTCGAGCAGATCACCTTCTACGGGGAGCCGGCACCGCCCAAGGGGCCCCAATTCCCTGTCCTGGACGCCGAGTCGGTCGGCGAGCTCGTCGCTGACGGTGTCGGCGAGGGTCGGTTCCTCATTCTCACCGCTCCCGAAGCCGCGGACGAACTGCGCGAACTCGGAGCTGACGTCGACCTTTACCTGTCCCGACTGATCAAGGACTCCTCATGAACGCACCGAGCAGCACCCTCGACCGGATGAGCCTGGGCGGCAAGGTCGCCGTGATCACCGGCGGCGCCGGTGCCATCGGCCAGGTCTATGCCCGCGCACTTGCCGAGGCCGGGGCGCGGGTCGTCCTCGCGGACCTCGACGCCGACGGCGCCGAACGGGCCGCCAAGTCACTGTCCGCCGACGGGCTGCACGCGCTCGGCGTACGGGTGGACATCACCGACCGGGACTCCGCGGCCGAGATGGCACGGCAGGCCGTCGACGCCTTCGGCGGGATCGACATCCTCGTCAACAACGCCGCGCTGATGGCC includes:
- a CDS encoding SDR family oxidoreductase translates to MDLRDAVTVVTGAGSGIGRAAAHAFARRGARVVVTDLDAERAKTVAAELAELGPDGARAVAAACDVTSLDDLRAVRELALERFGQVDLVMNNVGILAVGPVEDIPLEAWQRVIDVNLLSVVRSNLVFLPLLLEQGSGHVVNTASTAGLLPYGHDRLPYTATKHAVVGLSQALALSLRPRGIGVSCLCPAGVATNIVEQITFYGEPAPPKGPQFPVLDAESVGELVADGVGEGRFLILTAPEAADELRELGADVDLYLSRLIKDSS